Part of the Deltaproteobacteria bacterium genome, GAATAAGCGCTTGAAGTATTCTGCTTACAGAGAGTGAAAATTTACCTTGCCTTCTGCAAGCGGCATATTCTCGCCCCCGCCAGCATAAGCGCCTGTAATTCCAAGCATTTTACGAGCTGGAAAACAGTCGAGATAGTTCCTTAGCTAGCATCTCTGGCGTCATTGGCTTAGCTAAAACGCCGTCAAATCCCGCACCGCGGATTTGCTCCTGCTCCTCCTTAAAGGCATGGCCGGTAATAGCGATCATACAAACATGTGGGTTGTTAGGGTGCTTTGATTCAAGCTGTCGCACCAAGCGCGCTGCCTCATCGCCGTTCATAGTAGACATTGTAATATCTGTAATTATTAAATCAAACTTCGCAGCATCTGTCTCGCCAGTGAGCATTGGCGTAACTAGCTCTACGATATCTTTTCCGTCACCTACCGAAAACACCTCGTCCCCTCGCTCCTCAAACATATCTTCGAGAATGATCCTGTTAGTCGGAACGTCATCAGCAATAATAACTTTAAGCTTCTTATTTATGCTAGCTATCTCGGTTAGCTTGCTAGCAGACATCAGATCGCGGCGCGGTAGTTCGCCGAAATAGGCGAGTAACAGGTCATCGGCGAGCACCGGAGCTGAAAGCACATACTCCATTCC contains:
- a CDS encoding response regulator, with the protein product DELSEIFCGGNARAYLVVVSEEALGLAFVWNSLERRIKGAEGCSIAILRPSSLDMREKLYSLGMEYVLSAPVLADDLLLAYFGELPRRDLMSASKLTEIASINKKLKVIIADDVPTNRIILEDMFEERGDEVFSVGDGKDIVELVTPMLTGETDAAKFDLIITDITMSTMNGDEAARLVRQLESKHPNNPHVCMIAITGHAFKEEQEQIRGAGFDGVLAKPMTPEMLAKELSRLFSSS